A region of Rhodoferax potami DNA encodes the following proteins:
- a CDS encoding riboflavin synthase: MFTGIITGVGRISAVQALGESTTHGKRLTIEAPAGYLDDVGLGDSIALNGACMTVTTFDVAAQKFTIDISAESLDKTAGLDGLGTVNLEKALRANDRLGGHIVSGHVDGMGSISHFAQVGESWELRVLAPPSLAKYLAYKGSITVNGVSLTVNRVADLPDGCEISINLIPHTVENTALGTLAQGSRVNLEIDTVARYVERMMSAPAV, encoded by the coding sequence ATGTTCACAGGCATCATTACCGGCGTAGGCCGCATTTCCGCCGTCCAGGCTCTGGGCGAATCCACCACCCACGGCAAGCGCCTGACGATCGAGGCGCCGGCCGGCTACCTGGACGATGTGGGCCTCGGCGACAGTATTGCGCTCAACGGCGCCTGCATGACCGTCACCACCTTTGATGTAGCGGCGCAAAAATTCACCATCGACATTTCTGCAGAGTCCCTCGACAAAACAGCAGGCCTCGACGGACTGGGTACCGTTAACCTCGAGAAGGCCTTGCGCGCCAACGATCGTTTGGGTGGGCACATCGTGTCGGGCCATGTGGACGGTATGGGCAGCATCAGCCACTTTGCCCAAGTGGGTGAAAGCTGGGAGCTGCGGGTGTTGGCGCCTCCCAGTTTGGCCAAGTACTTGGCCTACAAAGGCTCGATCACGGTCAATGGCGTGAGCCTGACGGTGAACCGTGTGGCAGACCTACCTGACGGTTGTGAGATCAGCATCAATCTGATACCCCACACGGTTGAAAACACCGCATTGGGCACTCTCGCCCAAGGCAGCCGTGTCAACTTGGAGATTGATACGGTGGCGCGCTATGTAGAGCGCATGATGTCTGCGCCCGCGGTTTAA
- the ribD gene encoding bifunctional diaminohydroxyphosphoribosylaminopyrimidine deaminase/5-amino-6-(5-phosphoribosylamino)uracil reductase RibD, translating to MNDSHLRNALLLAQSAIKLTNPNPRVGCYIEDASGRVLGQGHTQKAGGPHAEVMALRDAAEKGNSVEGATAYVTLEPCSHHGRTGPCCDALIQAGIKKVVATNLDPNPLVAGNGFARLRAAGVEVEVLAPDHPLAVQSRELNIGFFSRMIRKTPWVRMKVAASLDGTTALDNGASQWITGPDARADGHAWRARSCAILTGIGTVLADRPRLDVRLVDTPRQPHLVVVDSTLETPPDAPFFIAGRAVFIYTNGQNASKRAALEQVGATIVDMPERNPQGELTGKVDLAAMMRDLGRREINELHVEAGFKLNGSLVRAGLVDEFVVYLAPKLLGQGAGMFHIGPLTELSQGVQLEFKSTEMVGPDLRVVARVQGRDRF from the coding sequence CCTAACCCGAGAGTCGGCTGCTACATTGAAGACGCTTCTGGGCGAGTCCTAGGCCAAGGCCACACCCAAAAAGCCGGTGGACCCCACGCCGAAGTCATGGCCTTGCGCGACGCGGCTGAAAAAGGCAACTCCGTCGAAGGCGCCACCGCCTATGTCACCCTTGAGCCCTGCTCCCACCATGGCCGCACCGGCCCCTGCTGCGATGCGCTGATACAGGCGGGCATTAAAAAGGTGGTGGCTACCAACCTGGACCCCAATCCCTTGGTGGCGGGTAACGGCTTTGCCAGGCTGCGCGCGGCGGGTGTTGAGGTCGAAGTGCTTGCACCTGACCACCCGCTGGCAGTTCAATCCCGCGAACTGAACATCGGCTTTTTCAGCCGCATGATCCGCAAGACCCCGTGGGTGCGGATGAAAGTGGCGGCGTCGTTGGACGGTACTACTGCTTTGGACAACGGCGCTAGCCAGTGGATCACTGGGCCCGACGCGCGGGCGGATGGCCATGCCTGGCGCGCCCGGTCGTGCGCCATCCTGACCGGCATAGGCACCGTGTTGGCAGACCGGCCCCGATTGGATGTCCGCTTGGTGGACACCCCACGGCAGCCGCATCTCGTGGTGGTGGATAGCACGTTGGAAACGCCGCCGGATGCTCCGTTTTTTATAGCGGGTCGCGCAGTCTTCATCTACACCAACGGCCAAAACGCTTCTAAAAGAGCCGCTCTAGAGCAGGTTGGCGCAACGATCGTGGATATGCCTGAGCGCAATCCCCAAGGCGAGCTCACGGGCAAAGTGGACCTAGCGGCGATGATGCGTGACCTCGGCCGCCGCGAAATCAACGAGCTCCATGTGGAAGCCGGCTTCAAACTCAATGGCTCGCTGGTCCGCGCTGGTTTGGTGGACGAGTTTGTGGTGTATCTCGCGCCCAAACTGCTGGGCCAGGGCGCTGGAATGTTCCATATCGGGCCACTCACCGAATTGAGCCAAGGCGTACAGCTGGAGTTCAAATCCACGGAGATGGTGGGCCCTGACTTGCGCGTAGTAGCCCGCGTGCAAGGGCGCGACCGATTCTAG